The Sediminispirochaeta smaragdinae DSM 11293 genome has a segment encoding these proteins:
- a CDS encoding carbohydrate ABC transporter permease, which translates to MSFQEIVPGQVRFIGGTNYKRLLNPQFFTAVKNSLTYMFWTIVVLIPIPMILAVLLNSIPGKKSYLLRGMLFIPALMSVVVVGTIFRLLFASSDMALVNRFVRLFGGEPQAWLLAGSWKSMFLLVLIATWRWTGINIVYFLSGLQQIPQELYEAAEIDGAGPVQKFFRITIPLLKPTTVFVTAISIFGGLAMFEESYILWSAGSPDNSGLTIVRYIYRRGFEAADMGFGSAVGIALLFLVLLISFTFLKITGFFKQERV; encoded by the coding sequence ATGAGTTTTCAGGAAATCGTTCCGGGACAGGTCCGTTTCATAGGGGGGACGAATTATAAACGACTGTTGAATCCACAGTTTTTTACAGCGGTGAAAAACAGTCTTACCTACATGTTTTGGACTATTGTCGTTCTGATTCCTATCCCAATGATTCTTGCTGTCTTGTTGAACTCGATTCCCGGAAAAAAAAGTTATCTGTTGCGGGGGATGCTTTTCATCCCGGCTCTGATGTCGGTAGTTGTTGTTGGTACGATTTTCCGTTTGCTTTTTGCTTCCAGCGATATGGCTCTCGTGAATCGTTTCGTGAGGCTTTTCGGAGGGGAGCCTCAGGCGTGGCTTTTAGCTGGCTCGTGGAAATCCATGTTTCTTCTTGTATTGATAGCTACCTGGAGATGGACCGGAATCAATATTGTTTATTTCCTTTCTGGTTTGCAGCAAATACCTCAGGAGCTGTATGAGGCGGCTGAAATAGACGGAGCCGGTCCTGTTCAGAAATTCTTTCGGATAACAATCCCTCTCCTGAAACCGACAACCGTTTTTGTTACGGCCATCAGCATTTTCGGCGGGCTTGCCATGTTTGAGGAGAGTTACATTCTGTGGAGTGCCGGTTCTCCAGACAACTCGGGACTCACTATCGTCCGATATATTTATCGGCGGGGATTTGAAGCGGCGGATATGGGGTTTGGTTCTGCAGTCGGTATAGCGCTTCTGTTTTTGGTGCTTTTGATCAGTTTCACCTTTCTAAAAATAACCGGTTTTTTCAAACAGGAGCGGGTTTAG
- the arfA gene encoding arabinosylfuranosidase ArfA, protein METLSGKIIVDTSFTLSEVDPRLFGSFIEHLGRAVYGGIYDPDHPTADAQGFRGDVIELVKKLDVPLIRYPGGNFVSGYRWEDGVGPKTERPSRLDLAWRSIEPNQIGTNEFMDWARKVGAEVNLAVNLGTRGIEAAQSLIEYCNHPSGTYWSDLRRSHGYPEPHNIKVWSLGNEMDGRWQIGHKTAHEYGRLASETGRVMKWVDPSIELVVCGSSNSRMPSYPDWEASVLMEAYDEVDYIALHNYYGNEDDNILEYMAQSEDMDHYIQTVIATCDFVQAKKRSKKQINIAFDEWNVWFHSNEADKKQEPWTIGPPILQDRYTLEDAVLIGELLITLLKHADRVKIACLAQLVNVIAPIMTEPGKGAWAQTIYYPFLHASRYGRGTVLRTPLEASSYESVTFGAVSYLTAIAVYNEQEGALTLFAVNRSPEKSMELSCDLRSFEGFMPADHIILDGPDPKAYNSADQQNVVPRRGTLPAWENGRCSVILSPLSWNVLRFSKVD, encoded by the coding sequence ATGGAAACACTTAGTGGCAAAATAATTGTAGATACATCATTTACGCTTTCGGAGGTAGATCCGAGACTCTTCGGGTCGTTCATTGAACATCTTGGGCGAGCTGTTTACGGTGGCATCTACGATCCTGATCATCCAACGGCCGATGCGCAAGGTTTTCGTGGTGATGTCATCGAGCTGGTGAAAAAACTTGACGTTCCGCTGATTCGCTATCCCGGTGGTAATTTTGTTTCCGGTTATCGTTGGGAAGATGGTGTAGGGCCGAAGACAGAGCGTCCTTCTCGGCTGGACCTTGCCTGGCGCAGTATCGAGCCAAACCAAATCGGAACAAACGAGTTCATGGACTGGGCGAGAAAGGTCGGGGCTGAAGTCAATCTTGCGGTAAACCTCGGAACCCGCGGTATTGAAGCAGCACAAAGTCTGATTGAATACTGTAATCATCCTTCCGGTACCTATTGGAGTGATTTGCGCCGCTCCCACGGATATCCGGAGCCCCACAATATAAAGGTCTGGAGCCTTGGAAATGAGATGGACGGCCGCTGGCAGATCGGGCACAAAACGGCCCATGAGTACGGTCGGCTCGCCTCTGAGACCGGGCGGGTGATGAAATGGGTTGATCCATCCATCGAGCTGGTTGTCTGCGGCAGCTCAAACAGCCGCATGCCAAGCTATCCGGATTGGGAAGCCTCGGTCCTTATGGAGGCCTACGACGAGGTGGATTATATTGCGCTCCACAACTACTATGGTAATGAAGATGATAATATTCTTGAATATATGGCCCAGTCCGAGGATATGGACCATTACATTCAAACCGTCATAGCAACCTGCGATTTTGTCCAGGCAAAAAAACGCAGCAAGAAACAGATCAATATTGCTTTTGATGAATGGAACGTCTGGTTTCATTCTAATGAAGCGGACAAGAAACAGGAACCCTGGACCATTGGACCTCCAATCCTCCAGGATCGCTACACCCTGGAAGATGCTGTTCTCATTGGGGAGCTGCTGATTACCCTTCTAAAGCATGCCGACCGCGTCAAGATTGCTTGTCTGGCCCAATTGGTGAATGTCATTGCGCCCATCATGACCGAACCGGGGAAGGGTGCGTGGGCCCAAACCATCTACTATCCTTTCCTACACGCCTCGCGTTACGGACGTGGTACCGTGCTTCGGACCCCGCTGGAAGCCTCGAGCTATGAAAGTGTAACCTTTGGTGCTGTTTCTTATCTTACTGCAATAGCTGTATACAATGAACAAGAGGGAGCTCTGACGCTTTTTGCCGTAAATCGTTCCCCGGAAAAGAGCATGGAGCTATCGTGTGACCTGCGTTCGTTTGAAGGATTCATGCCTGCAGACCATATCATCCTCGATGGTCCTGATCCCAAGGCCTACAATTCTGCCGATCAGCAAAACGTTGTTCCCCGCCGGGGCACACTCCCTGCTTGGGAAAACGGTCGTTGTTCTGTAATACTTTCCCCTCTTTCCTGGAATGTATTACGCTTCTCGAAAGTCGATTGA
- a CDS encoding B12-binding domain-containing radical SAM protein — MRIALIQPPLRDFYRTPHRLNALGLELVGQILRDAGCEVSLYNFPRHKQVRSLVLPKALSHLRPFLVPGERGALSGFGSFRRFGPDYDEAARLVGEGRPDLVFIGLFAWAYGEDALSMASSFRKLYPALRLGIGGAGVSVDPSRFERCGFFDLIFTGLGELSLRRWLAAGAPLSGRFDAPADACEGEKEALPAVSYHEKGGILSISASRGCPMRCRFCANRLVHGLRFRTASVSRIMAVAEKAVVDRHVRLIAFEDDNLSADRGWFLELLSALHRRFPEAWCSAENGIDYRFLDPDDLRIIFKLGFRKFNFSIASVESGERKRERRSGSLEHYARLVSAASGLGAEIVTYFIAGLPGESFDIAVKNLLYLEALPTVIGISLFYPVPGIEGFDASQIADAPFQKALGSAAWPWGGGYSTAQLLTAFRLSRLTNALMHPENDPYTSALIREVVLRRRLLTLQGRHHQLTDLPWQDRSMVLSFLEKSSRVHSFSR, encoded by the coding sequence ATGCGTATTGCGCTCATTCAGCCACCCTTGCGTGATTTTTACCGGACACCTCACCGTTTGAATGCCCTCGGACTGGAGCTTGTGGGGCAGATCCTGAGGGATGCAGGCTGCGAGGTATCCCTCTATAATTTCCCGCGTCATAAGCAGGTGCGCTCTCTTGTCCTGCCCAAGGCCCTTTCCCATCTTCGCCCTTTTCTGGTTCCCGGAGAACGGGGAGCCCTCTCCGGCTTCGGTTCATTTCGTCGTTTTGGTCCGGATTATGATGAGGCTGCGAGGCTGGTGGGGGAGGGCAGACCTGATCTGGTTTTTATCGGCCTCTTCGCCTGGGCTTACGGAGAAGATGCCCTCTCCATGGCATCCTCGTTTCGTAAGCTCTATCCTGCGTTGCGCCTCGGAATAGGGGGGGCCGGTGTTTCGGTCGACCCCTCCCGTTTTGAACGATGCGGTTTCTTCGATCTGATTTTTACCGGATTGGGGGAGCTCTCCCTCCGCCGTTGGCTTGCCGCCGGTGCCCCGCTCTCGGGGCGCTTCGACGCTCCTGCCGATGCGTGTGAAGGAGAAAAAGAGGCTCTCCCCGCCGTTTCTTACCATGAAAAGGGCGGCATCCTATCGATATCCGCCAGCCGAGGCTGTCCCATGCGTTGCCGTTTCTGCGCCAATCGCCTTGTCCACGGCCTTCGTTTTCGCACGGCATCGGTTTCCCGGATCATGGCCGTTGCGGAAAAAGCCGTAGTCGACAGGCATGTGCGGTTGATCGCCTTTGAGGATGATAACCTCTCAGCGGATCGCGGCTGGTTCCTCGAACTGCTTTCCGCTCTTCACCGCAGGTTCCCCGAGGCATGGTGTTCCGCAGAGAATGGTATCGATTACCGTTTCCTCGATCCCGATGATCTTCGGATCATTTTTAAGCTGGGATTTAGAAAATTCAATTTTTCCATTGCTTCGGTGGAGAGCGGGGAGCGAAAGCGGGAACGACGTAGCGGCAGCCTCGAGCACTATGCCCGGCTTGTTTCGGCGGCCTCCGGGCTTGGCGCGGAGATTGTCACCTATTTCATTGCCGGACTTCCCGGCGAGTCTTTCGACATAGCCGTCAAAAACCTCCTCTATCTGGAGGCCCTGCCAACGGTGATCGGTATAAGCCTTTTCTATCCCGTTCCCGGAATAGAGGGGTTTGACGCCAGTCAGATTGCCGATGCCCCCTTTCAGAAGGCCCTGGGAAGCGCTGCCTGGCCCTGGGGCGGTGGATATTCCACGGCCCAGCTGCTTACCGCCTTCAGGCTTTCCCGTCTTACCAACGCACTCATGCATCCTGAAAACGATCCATACACTTCGGCCCTGATTCGCGAGGTTGTTTTGCGGCGTCGGCTTTTGACCCTTCAGGGCAGGCACCATCAATTGACCGACCTACCGTGGCAGGACCGGTCGATGGTCCTATCCTTTCTGGAAAAAAGTTCCCGTGTGCATTCTTTTTCGCGTTGA
- a CDS encoding carbohydrate ABC transporter permease — MRIIGRKSKVIGFGTVGILTVTGLVFLFPVYALVLAAFRPGQELMRFGITLSTLIPEGLSTENILGLFTARKGAYGFWLRNSIVIMALRTGLSVFFSAFVGYGLGMYEFKGRSFFLSLVLFLMVVPIQILILPLYRMIIGLRLINTVWGVILPFVVYPFAIFFFRQYAVTLPRAFLDAGRIDGVSEIGIFFRIMMPLMIPAFGAMIILVSLQSWNDFLWPLIVMRTEKMFTIPIGLNSLLTPYGNNYDMLLSGAFVATVPIIIVFLLFQRFFISGLSAGSIKG, encoded by the coding sequence ATGCGAATAATAGGAAGAAAATCGAAAGTTATCGGCTTTGGCACGGTAGGTATTCTAACGGTAACCGGGCTTGTATTTTTGTTTCCTGTTTATGCCCTTGTTCTTGCTGCCTTTCGTCCGGGGCAAGAATTAATGAGATTCGGGATTACGTTAAGCACTCTTATCCCCGAAGGCTTGTCCACTGAGAACATCCTGGGGCTTTTTACCGCCCGTAAGGGAGCCTACGGTTTTTGGTTGAGGAATAGTATTGTCATCATGGCGCTTCGAACCGGTTTGTCGGTCTTTTTTTCGGCCTTTGTAGGCTATGGGCTTGGTATGTATGAATTTAAAGGGAGAAGTTTTTTCCTTTCCCTCGTGCTCTTTCTGATGGTTGTGCCCATCCAGATCCTTATCTTGCCGCTATACCGTATGATCATTGGCCTTCGTTTGATTAATACGGTATGGGGAGTGATACTGCCGTTTGTTGTCTATCCCTTTGCTATATTCTTTTTCAGGCAATATGCCGTAACCTTGCCAAGAGCCTTTCTTGATGCCGGGCGAATAGACGGGGTGTCGGAGATAGGCATCTTTTTCCGAATCATGATGCCGTTGATGATACCGGCTTTTGGCGCTATGATCATTCTCGTTTCTCTCCAAAGTTGGAATGATTTTCTCTGGCCCCTGATCGTCATGAGGACCGAGAAAATGTTCACCATACCAATAGGGTTGAATTCACTTTTGACTCCCTACGGCAACAATTACGATATGCTTCTTTCCGGTGCTTTCGTTGCCACTGTACCGATCATCATTGTTTTTCTCTTATTTCAGCGGTTTTTTATTTCCGGGCTGAGTGCAGGATCAATCAAAGGATAA
- a CDS encoding sensor histidine kinase: MKLPTLPQGSVIIFLTVIALALFFILSTMAQTVIVQNQIGASELICGWKEIKDRILMADSMGTPLSLEDLEIGSYSQLLRTTTERKEYRALRRIDSSLNLTMTSILLQWSIIRQQIVVIISEHATGVPELLVKYMTSPQVNFFEKNLANFRSYILSYSERQRALFSLQYLFVAAVIILILLLLVGNAFSSREKQLLDRNIRTLTQSLIQILEGERKKIAYDLHDEVIQELASLKMESEAIGEEAEEIAPLLADRMRTLSDRLQAVIKQTRDISLNLRPHDLDHLGLVGGIRALCSDFSRQYGITVQFSATGMDAIKYDFTIAINLYRIVQESLNNTKKHSGASEVSVTLLGASPDIILRIRDNGSGFSPSSILYKPGRGPYQIGITGIRERVRLLSGTFKIVSKEGSGTEIRITVPALEEVAL; this comes from the coding sequence ATGAAACTCCCGACACTTCCTCAGGGTTCGGTAATCATCTTTCTTACGGTGATTGCGTTGGCCTTGTTTTTTATTCTCAGCACCATGGCCCAGACGGTCATCGTTCAGAATCAAATTGGTGCCAGCGAATTGATCTGCGGCTGGAAAGAGATCAAAGATCGTATACTCATGGCCGACAGCATGGGGACCCCCCTCTCCCTTGAGGATCTGGAGATCGGATCCTATTCTCAGCTTCTCCGCACAACAACTGAACGTAAGGAATACCGGGCCCTGAGACGCATAGATTCTTCCCTCAACCTGACGATGACAAGTATTCTGCTTCAATGGTCTATTATTCGCCAACAGATTGTTGTCATCATATCGGAACATGCTACGGGAGTCCCAGAACTCCTGGTAAAATACATGACATCACCGCAAGTAAATTTTTTCGAAAAGAATCTTGCCAATTTTCGTTCCTATATTCTCTCATACAGCGAGCGACAACGGGCACTATTTAGTCTGCAATACCTTTTTGTGGCCGCTGTCATCATACTGATACTGCTGTTGCTCGTGGGCAATGCCTTTAGTTCAAGGGAAAAGCAGCTACTAGACCGCAACATCCGAACCCTCACCCAATCACTTATCCAGATTTTGGAAGGTGAACGGAAAAAAATCGCCTATGATCTACATGATGAAGTAATACAGGAACTGGCCTCCCTTAAGATGGAGAGTGAAGCCATCGGTGAAGAGGCGGAAGAGATAGCGCCCCTCCTTGCAGACCGAATGAGGACCCTCAGTGATAGACTGCAGGCGGTGATTAAACAAACAAGAGATATCAGCCTTAATTTGCGACCTCACGACCTTGATCACCTCGGTCTTGTGGGTGGAATACGGGCACTGTGCAGCGATTTTTCCAGACAATACGGTATAACGGTTCAGTTTTCAGCAACAGGTATGGATGCGATTAAATACGATTTTACCATTGCCATCAACCTCTATCGCATTGTTCAGGAGAGCCTGAATAATACAAAAAAACATTCCGGTGCCAGTGAGGTTTCGGTAACACTCCTCGGTGCCAGTCCCGATATCATCTTAAGAATCAGAGACAACGGAAGTGGTTTTTCCCCATCCTCGATACTCTACAAACCTGGACGCGGCCCCTATCAAATCGGTATTACCGGTATCAGAGAACGGGTCAGGCTTCTTTCCGGAACATTCAAAATCGTCAGCAAAGAGGGAAGCGGCACAGAAATACGGATTACGGTGCCCGCCCTTGAAGAGGTTGCCTTGTGA
- a CDS encoding efflux RND transporter permease subunit, translated as MILQAEITKDVSAIELAGRIDSWLAKEKEHWPVGFSYEFGDEMEGSSDANRAIIKQVPLAFLLILLLLVAQFNSRRRAFVILVTIPFGFIDVVIGLLVSGSPFSFMSLLGLVFLVGIVVNNAISMIDRIETERKNQGSLEKAIIVSASKRLSTVPNPGG; from the coding sequence TTGATACTCCAGGCAGAAATAACGAAGGATGTAAGCGCCATCGAACTGGCTGGCAGAATAGATAGTTGGCTGGCAAAAGAAAAAGAGCATTGGCCTGTCGGCTTTTCCTACGAATTCGGCGACGAGATGGAGGGATCTTCCGATGCAAACAGGGCTATTATAAAGCAGGTTCCCTTGGCCTTTCTTCTTATACTTCTTTTATTGGTGGCACAGTTTAACTCTCGAAGGAGAGCCTTTGTTATTCTTGTTACAATCCCCTTCGGTTTCATCGACGTAGTTATCGGACTCTTGGTAAGCGGCAGTCCCTTTAGCTTTATGAGCCTTCTCGGCCTTGTTTTCCTTGTGGGGATAGTGGTGAATAACGCCATCAGTATGATTGACAGGATCGAAACGGAACGAAAAAACCAGGGAAGCCTGGAGAAGGCCATCATCGTTTCGGCTTCGAAAAGATTATCTACTGTTCCGAATCCTGGTGGTTAA
- a CDS encoding ABC transporter substrate-binding protein — MFFTFAKRFFFLMSLALVLIFSVAAGGQGESEGVKGVTELELWTFQEVHIEFYEQMAKLWNEEHPDRQIELVATAYPYDEMHNQLLVSLQSGVGAPDIVDIEISRFPNYLKGVPQFAVMNDKVEPIMDELVKGRFEIYAKDEKYYGLPFHVGALVMYYNMDILNKAGVDPDTIETWDDYVEAGKKVKAATGKPMTTIEVTEHWSFWPLISQRGSDFVDENGKIILDNDINIDTLQFLYDMMHTYNIAIPTPGGFCHSEEYYGFMNNGGAASIAMPFWYMNRFTDYMPDLKGKILIRPCPRFTPTGHRSAGMGGTGTVVTNQADDIELAKDFLAFAKLSKEGNILLWQLLGFDPPRWSVWEDPALHEKNKFTDYYMNGTKIFDEVLKVKDEIYPVHMAPAVPDIINIIQSEVMYQVLEDQSKTPREALVDAANQVRAMY; from the coding sequence ATGTTTTTTACGTTTGCTAAGCGTTTTTTCTTTCTTATGAGCTTGGCCCTGGTCCTTATTTTTTCGGTGGCGGCTGGCGGTCAGGGTGAGTCGGAGGGAGTGAAAGGAGTTACAGAACTTGAACTCTGGACATTTCAGGAGGTTCATATTGAATTCTATGAGCAGATGGCAAAGCTTTGGAATGAAGAACATCCTGATCGGCAAATAGAATTGGTGGCAACTGCATACCCCTATGATGAGATGCACAATCAATTACTGGTTTCGCTTCAATCGGGAGTCGGTGCCCCCGACATTGTCGACATCGAGATTTCGCGGTTCCCGAACTACCTCAAAGGGGTTCCTCAATTTGCGGTGATGAATGATAAAGTTGAGCCGATCATGGACGAATTGGTCAAAGGACGCTTCGAAATTTATGCCAAAGACGAAAAATACTACGGCCTTCCGTTCCATGTTGGAGCCTTGGTCATGTATTACAATATGGATATTCTTAATAAGGCTGGGGTGGACCCCGATACCATTGAAACCTGGGATGATTATGTCGAGGCTGGAAAAAAGGTAAAAGCGGCAACCGGTAAACCGATGACTACCATTGAAGTGACCGAACACTGGAGTTTTTGGCCCTTGATCTCACAAAGGGGTTCCGATTTTGTGGACGAAAATGGCAAGATCATTTTAGACAACGATATTAATATTGATACACTCCAATTCCTTTACGATATGATGCATACATATAACATTGCGATACCGACACCCGGCGGATTCTGCCATTCTGAAGAGTATTATGGTTTCATGAACAATGGCGGAGCTGCGAGTATTGCTATGCCCTTCTGGTATATGAACCGTTTCACAGACTATATGCCGGATCTTAAAGGTAAGATCCTCATCCGCCCCTGTCCAAGGTTCACTCCGACCGGTCACCGTTCGGCAGGCATGGGCGGTACCGGCACCGTAGTAACAAATCAGGCAGACGATATTGAGCTTGCAAAAGATTTCCTTGCCTTTGCGAAGCTGTCGAAAGAAGGCAATATCCTTTTATGGCAACTCTTGGGCTTTGATCCTCCCCGGTGGAGTGTCTGGGAAGATCCTGCGTTACATGAGAAGAATAAATTTACCGACTATTACATGAATGGGACAAAAATCTTCGATGAAGTTCTCAAGGTCAAGGATGAGATTTATCCCGTTCATATGGCACCTGCGGTTCCCGATATCATTAATATCATACAGTCGGAAGTAATGTATCAGGTGCTTGAAGACCAGAGCAAAACGCCTCGAGAGGCATTGGTTGATGCAGCCAATCAGGTCCGCGCTATGTACTAG
- a CDS encoding ArsR/SmtB family transcription factor: MDNDQILVIDPRQDLDILKGLASEIRVEILLLVQERPRNINEIAQALDMAQSTIATNVMVLEKAGLIRTESIKGKKGMQKICHPVYREMVVKLKNEEPQQSRDDIVEVEMPIGLYTRYNVTAPCGLCSAENIIGYLDVPSSFLDPARMKAGLIWFETGYIEYKFPNNSLYKERPVTGVEFIAELSSEVPGTNKEWLSDICVSINGIQIGIWTSPGDYGDRRGKYTPAWWKLEGSQYGLRKSWRVTPEGSFIDGVKISDITLADLSLEAHHSITIRIGVEESADHVGGANIFGRGFGNYNQDLILRILF; encoded by the coding sequence ATGGATAACGACCAAATTCTGGTTATCGACCCACGACAAGATCTTGATATCTTAAAAGGGCTTGCTTCGGAAATACGAGTTGAAATCCTTTTGCTTGTTCAAGAACGACCACGCAATATAAATGAAATAGCCCAAGCCCTCGACATGGCGCAATCTACCATCGCAACAAACGTAATGGTATTGGAAAAAGCCGGTCTGATACGAACAGAAAGTATTAAAGGTAAAAAAGGAATGCAAAAGATTTGTCATCCTGTTTATCGTGAGATGGTTGTCAAACTTAAAAATGAAGAGCCGCAGCAATCCCGGGATGATATCGTTGAAGTAGAGATGCCTATTGGACTTTATACACGCTATAACGTTACCGCACCCTGCGGATTGTGCTCAGCGGAAAATATTATCGGCTATCTTGATGTTCCTTCTTCATTTTTGGATCCGGCAAGAATGAAGGCGGGCCTCATTTGGTTCGAGACAGGATATATCGAATATAAATTCCCAAACAATAGCCTCTACAAAGAACGCCCGGTCACAGGCGTTGAGTTTATAGCCGAACTATCATCTGAAGTCCCGGGAACAAATAAGGAATGGCTTTCCGATATTTGTGTTTCGATAAACGGTATACAAATCGGCATATGGACTTCTCCCGGGGATTACGGAGACCGACGAGGGAAGTACACTCCGGCATGGTGGAAACTTGAAGGATCACAATACGGTCTCCGTAAAAGTTGGAGAGTAACCCCGGAAGGCTCCTTCATTGATGGGGTCAAAATATCGGATATCACCCTTGCGGACTTATCATTGGAGGCCCACCACTCGATAACAATCAGAATCGGGGTAGAAGAATCGGCAGATCATGTCGGAGGTGCCAATATATTCGGAAGAGGCTTTGGGAATTATAACCAAGATCTCATTCTGCGTATATTATTTTGA
- the rpiB gene encoding ribose 5-phosphate isomerase B: MKKIVIAVDHGAFELKKRIIAHIEKKGYEVDDLGVFSTDSVDYPDMAKKACDAFLQGGYDYGIVACGTGIGISISANKIDGIRCALPQNTFAARMAREHNNANFLAFGGRIDYPESVEAMIDAFDDAQVSQEERHRRRVEKLNAMGKK; the protein is encoded by the coding sequence ATGAAAAAGATTGTGATTGCCGTAGATCACGGCGCTTTTGAATTAAAGAAACGAATCATTGCCCATATAGAAAAAAAGGGATATGAGGTTGACGACCTGGGGGTATTCAGCACCGATTCCGTCGACTACCCGGATATGGCGAAAAAAGCGTGTGATGCCTTTTTGCAAGGCGGCTACGATTACGGTATCGTCGCCTGCGGTACAGGTATAGGCATCTCGATTTCCGCCAATAAGATCGACGGCATCAGATGTGCCCTTCCTCAGAACACCTTTGCGGCACGAATGGCAAGGGAGCATAATAATGCCAATTTCCTCGCTTTCGGTGGTCGGATCGATTATCCTGAAAGTGTGGAGGCAATGATAGATGCCTTCGACGATGCACAGGTTTCGCAAGAGGAACGACATAGGAGAAGAGTAGAAAAGTTGAATGCCATGGGAAAAAAGTAG
- a CDS encoding putative manganese-dependent inorganic diphosphatase, translating into MKEIVITGHRNPDMDSVCSAWAYAQLKNQIDLEHSYVAVRCGHLNNQTKETFRELETEPPRLLKDVHPRVADILSPVSVFLRAEEPILKAIRALHDYTVSIVPIFKSKWDKHLVGLVSVQEVSDYLISEQVGERPRYTFRVSNFEKVLPGRLYRRGKVDGFRAPVMVGAMPFKVSVDRIARLLPDKPVLVAGERSSIIRYAIKNEFPAIILTGVEGDAAPSIDLSDYQGTIFLSATDTAETVRLLRLSAPVKDIMGNDYPHLTEETHFDDAKQMLIQSEYRGLPVFSSTDPDHFLGVVTRRCFIDRPKRQLIMVDHNEASQSIRGIEHAEVIEIIDHHRLAPEKTRNPIYVSSKPVGSTCTIVFQHYLAFDRPISKRCAKILLSGILSDTVILKSPTTTEEDRSAVFRLAEIAELDYRLFGEQMFSRTSVLSEKDPDHVVTSDFKVYREYGYSIGIGQVEVVTLEDLSENIPDLRGSLDRVAGDQRLDWVMLLVTNVLKENSKLISRTASSLDERLIYPKEGQGLFDLPGILSRKKQLLPEVLRVLEEASGTS; encoded by the coding sequence GTGAAAGAGATTGTGATAACAGGGCATCGGAATCCCGATATGGATTCGGTCTGTTCCGCCTGGGCATATGCTCAGTTAAAAAATCAGATTGATCTGGAGCATAGCTATGTTGCGGTACGATGCGGCCATCTGAATAATCAGACGAAAGAGACCTTCAGGGAGCTTGAAACCGAGCCGCCAAGGCTTCTGAAAGATGTCCATCCTCGAGTCGCCGATATCCTCAGCCCCGTTTCCGTCTTTTTGAGGGCCGAGGAGCCGATCCTAAAGGCAATTAGGGCGCTTCATGATTATACCGTAAGTATTGTACCTATTTTCAAAAGCAAATGGGATAAGCATCTTGTCGGATTGGTAAGCGTTCAGGAGGTTTCCGATTATCTGATAAGCGAGCAGGTTGGGGAGCGCCCCCGCTACACCTTTCGGGTCTCGAATTTTGAAAAAGTACTACCCGGACGGCTGTACCGGAGAGGGAAGGTCGATGGGTTCCGGGCCCCCGTGATGGTTGGCGCTATGCCCTTTAAGGTGAGTGTCGACAGAATTGCCCGTCTGCTTCCCGATAAGCCGGTGCTCGTGGCTGGCGAGCGATCCAGTATCATCCGCTATGCGATAAAGAATGAGTTTCCGGCCATTATTCTCACAGGGGTCGAGGGGGATGCGGCTCCAAGTATAGACCTTTCCGATTATCAGGGAACAATATTCCTTTCGGCCACGGATACGGCGGAGACCGTTCGGCTCCTACGCTTGTCGGCACCGGTAAAGGATATTATGGGGAATGATTATCCCCATCTGACCGAAGAGACCCATTTCGATGATGCCAAGCAGATGCTTATCCAGTCGGAATATCGCGGACTGCCGGTTTTTTCCTCTACCGATCCCGATCATTTCCTGGGAGTTGTTACCAGACGCTGTTTTATCGACAGGCCGAAGCGGCAGCTTATTATGGTTGATCATAACGAAGCCTCCCAGAGTATTCGAGGTATCGAACATGCCGAGGTTATCGAGATTATCGACCATCACCGTCTTGCTCCTGAAAAGACCCGCAACCCCATCTATGTCTCTTCGAAACCTGTCGGCAGTACTTGTACCATCGTTTTTCAGCACTACCTTGCCTTCGACCGACCGATCTCCAAGCGTTGTGCGAAAATTTTACTTTCCGGAATCTTATCGGACACGGTTATCCTCAAAAGCCCAACCACGACGGAAGAAGACCGATCCGCAGTGTTTCGACTGGCGGAGATCGCCGAGCTCGATTATCGTCTTTTCGGAGAACAGATGTTCAGCCGAACCTCGGTCCTTTCGGAAAAGGATCCCGATCACGTGGTTACTTCCGACTTTAAGGTCTATCGGGAATACGGATATTCCATCGGTATCGGCCAGGTTGAGGTCGTGACATTGGAGGATCTTTCCGAGAACATCCCAGATTTAAGGGGCTCCCTCGATCGTGTAGCAGGGGATCAACGCCTCGATTGGGTGATGCTTCTTGTAACGAATGTGTTGAAGGAAAATAGCAAGCTGATCAGCCGTACCGCTTCCAGCCTTGATGAACGGCTCATCTACCCGAAGGAGGGGCAGGGGCTCTTTGACCTCCCCGGTATCCTTTCACGGAAGAAACAGCTTCTCCCCGAGGTATTGCGTGTGTTGGAAGAGGCCTCCGGAACAAGCTGA